One Mangifera indica cultivar Alphonso chromosome 4, CATAS_Mindica_2.1, whole genome shotgun sequence genomic region harbors:
- the LOC123213079 gene encoding homeobox-leucine zipper protein ATHB-13-like isoform X2: MTCNGMAFFPTNFMLQTAHEEDHQPPTSLNPILSACTPQDFHGVASFIGKRSMSFSGIDIGEEANGEDDLSDDGSQAGEKKRRLNMEQVKTLEKNFELGNKLEPERKMQLARALGLQPRQIAIWFQNRRARWKTKQLEKDYDLLKRQYETIKADNDKLQAQNQKLHAEILALKSREVTESINLNKETEGSCSNRSENSSDIKLDISRTPAIDSPLSNHPKSRPLFPTSSSLVRPTPTGVAQLFHHHNSSSRPDLQMGKEESLSSMFCGMDDQSGFWPWLEH, translated from the exons ATGACTTGCAATGGGATGGCTTTCTTCCCAACAAATTTCATGCTACAAACTGCACATGAAGAGGACCATCAACCTCCCACCTCGCTCAATCCAATTCTATCAGCATGCACACCTCAAGACTTTCACG GGGTTGCATCGTTTATAGGAAAGCGATCAATGTCGTTCTCAGGAATCGATATTGGTGAAGAAGCAAATGGAGAGGATGATTTGTCTGACGACGGATCACAGGCAGGAGAAAAGAAGAGGAGGCTTAACATGGAGCAGGTGAAAACCCTTGAAAAGAATTTTGAATTGGGGAACAAACTTGAGCCTGAGAGAAAAATGCAGCTGGCTAGGGCTCTTGGTCTCCAACCAAGACAGATCGCTATTTGGTTCCAAAACAGAAGGGCTAGATGGAAAACCAAGCAACTTGAGAAAGACTATGATCTCCTTAAGAGACAATATGAAACCATCAAAGCAGATAATGACAAGCTTCAAGCTCAAAACCAGAAGCTTCATGCTGAG ATATTGGCACTGAAAAGTAGAGAAGTTACAGAATCGATCAATCTGAATAAGGAAACCGAGGGATCTTGCAGTAATAGAAGCGAGAACAGTTCAGATATAAAATTGGATATCTCAAGGACACCAGCTATTGACAGCCCTCTATCTAATCATCCAAAAAGTAGACCTCTTTTCCCAACTTCATCTTCATTAGTGAGGCCAACTCCAACCGGAGTGGCTCAACTTTTCCACCACCACAACTCATCGTCAAGGCCTGACCTCCAGATGGGTAAAGAAGAAAGTCTCAGCAGCATGTTCTGTGGCATGGACGATCAGTCTGGATTTTGGCCATGGTTGGAGCATTAA
- the LOC123213079 gene encoding homeobox-leucine zipper protein ATHB-13-like isoform X1, which yields MTCNGMAFFPTNFMLQTAHEEDHQPPTSLNPILSACTPQDFHAGVASFIGKRSMSFSGIDIGEEANGEDDLSDDGSQAGEKKRRLNMEQVKTLEKNFELGNKLEPERKMQLARALGLQPRQIAIWFQNRRARWKTKQLEKDYDLLKRQYETIKADNDKLQAQNQKLHAEILALKSREVTESINLNKETEGSCSNRSENSSDIKLDISRTPAIDSPLSNHPKSRPLFPTSSSLVRPTPTGVAQLFHHHNSSSRPDLQMGKEESLSSMFCGMDDQSGFWPWLEH from the exons ATGACTTGCAATGGGATGGCTTTCTTCCCAACAAATTTCATGCTACAAACTGCACATGAAGAGGACCATCAACCTCCCACCTCGCTCAATCCAATTCTATCAGCATGCACACCTCAAGACTTTCACG CAGGGGTTGCATCGTTTATAGGAAAGCGATCAATGTCGTTCTCAGGAATCGATATTGGTGAAGAAGCAAATGGAGAGGATGATTTGTCTGACGACGGATCACAGGCAGGAGAAAAGAAGAGGAGGCTTAACATGGAGCAGGTGAAAACCCTTGAAAAGAATTTTGAATTGGGGAACAAACTTGAGCCTGAGAGAAAAATGCAGCTGGCTAGGGCTCTTGGTCTCCAACCAAGACAGATCGCTATTTGGTTCCAAAACAGAAGGGCTAGATGGAAAACCAAGCAACTTGAGAAAGACTATGATCTCCTTAAGAGACAATATGAAACCATCAAAGCAGATAATGACAAGCTTCAAGCTCAAAACCAGAAGCTTCATGCTGAG ATATTGGCACTGAAAAGTAGAGAAGTTACAGAATCGATCAATCTGAATAAGGAAACCGAGGGATCTTGCAGTAATAGAAGCGAGAACAGTTCAGATATAAAATTGGATATCTCAAGGACACCAGCTATTGACAGCCCTCTATCTAATCATCCAAAAAGTAGACCTCTTTTCCCAACTTCATCTTCATTAGTGAGGCCAACTCCAACCGGAGTGGCTCAACTTTTCCACCACCACAACTCATCGTCAAGGCCTGACCTCCAGATGGGTAAAGAAGAAAGTCTCAGCAGCATGTTCTGTGGCATGGACGATCAGTCTGGATTTTGGCCATGGTTGGAGCATTAA